The following coding sequences are from one Nonlabens arenilitoris window:
- the katG gene encoding catalase/peroxidase HPI, whose product MDSSNNTKVWDINNSDASSKCPFMGAATANTAGRGTRNKDWWPNQLRLNVLRQNAPQSDPMDPDFDYVEAFNSLDMDALRKDLTDLMTDSQDWWPADFGHYGGFFVRMAWHSAGTYRVGDGRGGSCSGSQRFAPLNSWPDNGNLDKARLLLWPIKQKYGKSISWADLMILTGNVAMESMGLKKLGFAGGREDIWEPEQDIYWGSETEWLGNDARYENGELEGMLGAAHMGLIYVNPEGPNGKPDPIGSAHDIRETFGRMAMNDYETVALIAGGHTFGKAHGASDPDKYMGPEPAGARIEEMSTGWNSTYGKGHGDDTTTSGLEGAWTPHPDRWDHDYFRVLLDYEWELTKSPAGAHQWRPTDASNADQAPMAGDSSKRQDLMMSTADIALKTDPEYLKISKHFRDNPDEFEDAFAKAWFKLTHRDMGPTTRYLGNDIPEKEELWQDPIPTVTHELINDEDINHLKSQILDSGLSVQELISVAWASASTYRDSDKRGGANGARIRLAPQNQWEANNPKRLHKVLDALFAVQNDFNVAQTGDKQVSMADLIVLGGNAAIEKAAKDAGHNVTVPFTAGRADATQEQTDVESFTYLEPRADGFRNFLGSEQKAAGEDLLIDKANLLSLSVPEMTVLIGGLRAMDTNYDHSNYGVFTDRPGHLTNDYFINVLDLSTKWRSKSSADLLFEGRDRKTGDLKWTGTRVDLIFGSNTELRAIAEVYASNDSKTKFINDFIAAWNKVMNLDRFDLK is encoded by the coding sequence ATGGATTCCTCTAATAATACTAAAGTATGGGACATCAATAATTCTGATGCCTCTTCAAAATGCCCTTTTATGGGAGCTGCAACTGCAAATACAGCCGGTCGCGGTACTCGCAATAAAGACTGGTGGCCTAATCAATTACGGTTAAATGTGCTACGTCAGAACGCACCGCAATCTGACCCGATGGATCCTGACTTTGATTATGTAGAAGCATTTAATAGTCTAGATATGGATGCCTTAAGAAAAGATCTTACTGATCTTATGACAGACTCACAAGACTGGTGGCCAGCAGATTTTGGCCATTATGGAGGCTTTTTTGTAAGAATGGCATGGCACAGTGCTGGTACCTATCGTGTAGGTGATGGTCGTGGTGGATCGTGTTCTGGTAGTCAGCGATTTGCACCTTTAAATAGCTGGCCAGATAATGGTAACCTAGATAAAGCTAGATTGCTATTATGGCCTATAAAACAGAAATATGGAAAAAGCATCTCGTGGGCAGATCTAATGATTCTTACTGGTAATGTTGCTATGGAATCTATGGGATTAAAAAAATTAGGCTTTGCCGGTGGTCGTGAAGACATATGGGAACCAGAGCAAGACATTTATTGGGGTAGCGAGACAGAATGGTTAGGTAATGACGCTCGATATGAGAATGGCGAACTAGAAGGTATGCTAGGTGCTGCACATATGGGATTAATTTATGTAAATCCCGAAGGTCCTAACGGGAAACCAGACCCTATAGGTAGTGCGCACGATATTAGAGAAACCTTTGGCCGTATGGCTATGAACGACTATGAAACGGTTGCCTTGATTGCTGGTGGACATACCTTTGGTAAGGCACATGGTGCCTCAGACCCAGATAAATATATGGGACCAGAACCAGCTGGTGCTCGTATTGAAGAAATGAGTACAGGATGGAACAGTACTTATGGTAAAGGACATGGCGATGACACCACTACTAGTGGTCTAGAAGGTGCATGGACACCTCATCCAGATCGTTGGGATCACGATTATTTTAGAGTATTGCTAGATTATGAATGGGAACTTACAAAAAGTCCAGCTGGTGCGCATCAATGGAGACCTACTGATGCCTCAAATGCAGATCAAGCTCCTATGGCAGGTGATTCTTCTAAACGTCAGGATCTTATGATGTCCACTGCAGATATTGCCTTAAAAACAGACCCAGAATATCTTAAAATTTCTAAACACTTTAGAGATAATCCAGATGAGTTTGAAGATGCTTTCGCAAAAGCGTGGTTCAAATTAACACATAGAGATATGGGACCTACAACTAGATATCTAGGTAACGATATACCAGAGAAAGAAGAACTTTGGCAAGACCCAATTCCTACTGTCACACATGAGTTAATTAATGATGAAGATATTAATCATCTGAAATCTCAAATTTTAGATAGTGGCTTATCTGTTCAAGAATTAATATCAGTTGCATGGGCTAGTGCTTCAACTTATAGAGATAGTGATAAAAGAGGTGGCGCAAATGGTGCAAGAATAAGACTAGCGCCACAAAACCAATGGGAAGCAAACAATCCTAAACGATTACATAAAGTGCTAGATGCTTTATTTGCCGTACAAAATGATTTTAATGTTGCACAAACAGGTGATAAACAAGTATCAATGGCAGACTTAATTGTACTAGGAGGAAATGCTGCTATTGAAAAAGCTGCAAAAGATGCTGGCCATAATGTTACCGTACCATTTACCGCAGGAAGAGCTGATGCCACACAAGAGCAAACTGATGTTGAATCGTTCACTTATCTCGAGCCTCGTGCAGACGGATTTAGAAACTTCTTAGGTAGTGAACAAAAAGCCGCTGGGGAAGATCTACTTATCGATAAAGCAAATCTATTGAGCCTTTCTGTACCAGAAATGACAGTATTAATAGGTGGATTAAGAGCTATGGACACTAACTATGACCACTCTAACTATGGAGTATTCACAGATCGTCCAGGTCACTTAACTAACGATTATTTTATCAATGTTTTAGATTTAAGTACTAAATGGCGATCTAAGTCATCTGCAGATTTATTATTTGAAGGCCGTGATCGCAAAACTGGTGACTTAAAATGGACTGGTACACGTGTCGACCTTATATTTGGTTCAAACACTGAGTTGAGAGCTATTGCTGAAGTTTATGCAAGTAACGATAGTAAAACTAAATTTATAAATGACTTTATCGCTGCATGGAATAAAGTGATGAACCTAGATCGTTTTGATTTAAAGTAA
- a CDS encoding SulP family inorganic anion transporter, translated as MRKIFNNFTKNPKDDILSGITVSLAMIPEVVAFAFVIGIDPLVALSGAFMIGLITALFGGRPGLISGAAGAVAVIFADLIIEGHEKGLAMEVPVDNMQYIYLFAAVILMGIIQVLAGVFKVGKFVRLIPHPVMMGFVNGLAIVIFWAQVKMFRNRTAVVDENGVTDYVASYMEGSQLYIMIGLVALTMAIVFLLPKLTKKIPAALTAIIVVTAIVILGDIEGVSTVGSYIRDGGGTGLKGELPTFNTELWEKLPLGFETFKFILPYAFLAAAVGLIESLMTMNLVDELTETRGSGNRECVAQGAGNIVSGLFGGTGGCGMIGQTVININAGGRGRLSGVMMSLTLLVFLLFTDQYIEQVPIAALVGVMFMMVIETFAWSSFRILGKIPKSDALVLIIVSVVTVVFDLAIAVFVGVIISALVFAWESAKRIRARKSLKEDGTKVYEIWGPLFFGSVTDFNMKFDPKNDPDKVEIDFIEARVQDHSGIEALRGVANKYLDLGKEIKLTHLSPECKQLLIKNNPEFETIIESSIEDPRYHIATDLLDAED; from the coding sequence ATGCGTAAGATCTTCAATAACTTTACTAAAAATCCAAAAGACGATATTCTTTCAGGAATCACCGTTTCTCTAGCAATGATACCAGAAGTGGTAGCATTTGCTTTTGTAATAGGTATTGATCCCTTAGTAGCTCTTTCTGGAGCTTTTATGATAGGTTTGATTACAGCTCTTTTTGGCGGTAGACCAGGATTGATATCTGGTGCAGCTGGTGCTGTTGCAGTAATTTTTGCAGATTTAATTATTGAAGGTCACGAGAAAGGTCTTGCCATGGAAGTGCCTGTGGATAATATGCAATATATCTACCTGTTTGCTGCTGTAATTTTAATGGGTATTATTCAAGTTCTAGCTGGTGTTTTTAAAGTAGGGAAGTTTGTGCGATTAATTCCACATCCTGTAATGATGGGATTTGTTAATGGTCTGGCTATTGTGATATTCTGGGCACAGGTAAAAATGTTTAGAAATAGAACTGCTGTTGTTGATGAGAATGGTGTGACTGATTATGTCGCAAGTTATATGGAAGGATCACAGCTATATATCATGATAGGTCTAGTTGCGCTTACAATGGCGATTGTATTTTTATTACCTAAACTAACTAAAAAAATACCTGCAGCTTTAACGGCTATTATTGTGGTTACGGCTATCGTTATACTAGGCGATATAGAAGGAGTGAGTACGGTAGGTTCTTATATTAGAGATGGTGGTGGAACTGGTCTTAAGGGAGAATTACCAACCTTTAATACAGAGCTTTGGGAGAAGTTACCACTAGGTTTTGAAACTTTTAAATTCATATTGCCATATGCATTTCTCGCAGCAGCAGTAGGATTGATTGAATCCTTAATGACGATGAATCTAGTTGATGAACTGACAGAAACACGTGGTAGTGGTAATCGGGAATGTGTTGCGCAAGGAGCTGGTAACATAGTAAGTGGGCTTTTTGGAGGAACAGGTGGTTGTGGTATGATAGGACAGACTGTTATTAATATTAACGCTGGTGGACGTGGACGTCTAAGTGGTGTCATGATGTCTCTTACATTACTAGTCTTCTTACTTTTTACTGATCAGTACATTGAACAAGTGCCTATTGCAGCCTTAGTAGGAGTTATGTTTATGATGGTTATTGAGACTTTTGCTTGGTCTAGTTTTAGAATACTGGGTAAAATACCTAAGTCTGACGCTTTAGTTTTAATCATTGTATCTGTGGTAACGGTGGTGTTTGATCTTGCAATTGCCGTATTTGTAGGTGTAATTATATCAGCCTTAGTATTTGCATGGGAAAGTGCAAAACGTATTAGAGCGCGCAAGAGCCTTAAGGAAGATGGAACAAAGGTTTATGAAATTTGGGGTCCATTATTCTTTGGTTCAGTAACAGATTTTAATATGAAATTTGATCCTAAAAATGACCCAGATAAAGTTGAAATCGATTTTATAGAAGCTCGTGTACAAGATCATTCTGGTATAGAAGCTTTAAGAGGTGTTGCTAATAAGTACCTAGACCTAGGGAAAGAGATTAAATTAACTCATTTAAGTCCAGAATGTAAACAGCTATTGATCAAAAACAATCCTGAGTTTGAAACTATTATAGAAAGTAGTATTGAGGATCCTAGATATCATATTGCAACTGACTTATTAGATGCTGAGGATTAG
- a CDS encoding DEAD/DEAH box helicase, with protein sequence MTFKELGLVEPILRALQDQGYENPTPIQAQSIPVLLKGKDLLGVAQTGTGKTAAFSIPILQHLYNGAPPKGRRPIKALVVTPTRELAIQIDENFKAYAKYTDIRNTVIYGGVKQAQQVNRLKSGIDVLVATPGRLLDLINQGFITLKHIEYFVLDEADQMLDMGFIHDIKKLLKLLPHERQSLFFSATMPKTIVELSRQILGDFERVTIAPEKTTAEKVEQQIYHVNKKNKTDLLIELLETKLLDSTLIFSRTKHGANKIVKDLEKAGIGSAAIHGNKSQAARQRALGDFKDGKIQTLVATDIAARGIDIDELSYVVNYDLPNVAESYVHRIGRTGRAGASGLAVSFCMLEERPFLKDIEKLIQQQIPVIEEHDFPFKMEDAAEPSLKKQGQRGRRPQRSGGSNNGKPKSGGSKNAGANKPRRRY encoded by the coding sequence ATGACATTTAAAGAACTAGGGCTCGTAGAGCCTATCTTGCGTGCGCTGCAAGACCAAGGATATGAAAATCCTACACCTATTCAAGCGCAATCCATTCCTGTTTTATTAAAAGGGAAAGATTTATTAGGAGTTGCACAGACAGGTACCGGTAAAACAGCCGCGTTTTCAATTCCAATTTTACAACATTTATATAACGGTGCACCGCCTAAAGGGCGCAGACCTATTAAAGCACTAGTAGTAACACCTACACGAGAACTTGCTATACAAATTGATGAGAATTTCAAGGCCTATGCAAAGTATACTGATATTAGAAATACGGTTATTTACGGTGGTGTTAAACAAGCACAACAAGTCAATAGACTTAAAAGTGGTATCGATGTTCTAGTCGCAACACCTGGTAGATTACTAGATTTAATTAATCAAGGTTTTATTACCTTAAAGCATATTGAATACTTTGTCCTAGATGAAGCAGATCAAATGCTGGATATGGGTTTTATCCATGATATTAAAAAACTACTGAAATTATTGCCTCATGAGAGACAGTCGCTTTTCTTTAGTGCTACCATGCCTAAAACTATTGTAGAGTTATCTAGACAAATCTTAGGTGATTTTGAGCGTGTGACTATCGCACCTGAAAAAACGACAGCAGAGAAAGTAGAACAACAAATCTATCACGTTAATAAAAAGAATAAGACAGATCTATTGATAGAACTGCTTGAAACTAAATTATTAGACTCTACACTTATTTTTTCACGTACTAAACATGGAGCTAATAAGATTGTTAAAGATCTAGAAAAAGCAGGAATAGGTAGTGCAGCCATACATGGTAATAAATCACAAGCAGCTAGACAACGAGCGCTAGGTGATTTTAAAGACGGGAAGATTCAAACACTAGTGGCAACAGATATTGCTGCACGTGGTATTGATATAGATGAGTTGAGCTATGTAGTGAATTATGATTTACCTAACGTTGCAGAATCATATGTACACCGTATAGGTCGTACTGGTAGAGCAGGTGCTAGTGGTCTGGCTGTCTCATTCTGTATGCTAGAAGAAAGACCATTCTTAAAGGATATTGAAAAATTAATACAGCAACAAATCCCAGTGATAGAAGAGCACGACTTTCCTTTTAAAATGGAAGACGCTGCAGAGCCTAGTTTGAAAAAACAAGGGCAACGTGGTCGCAGACCACAACGTAGTGGTGGATCTAATAATGGTAAACCTAAATCTGGTGGATCTAAAAACGCTGGAGCTAATAAGCCCAGAAGAAGATATTAA